Genomic window (Rhododendron vialii isolate Sample 1 chromosome 4a, ASM3025357v1):
CGCTGAAACCCACTCCCCCCCTCTCTGCCTTAACTCCCACCAAAGCCTTCTATAACATCTCTTGACCTCCACCAAAGCTATTCACCAATTTTATCCCCTCACAATTTAGCCACCAAGAAGTCGACAATCACTTTTCTCTACTTCCCTCATAAATCTGTTCGACATTTGAATTCCTGAGATAGCGCCTTCTAACTGTTTGACCAAATTCCTCTACCAACTATGATTCCCGCAAAACAGCAAACCAGGTAGTAAGTGATGCTAGTTAGTAACAAGATACTGTGCAGGCATATGGCTGTCCACAATGAAGGATCCTGCGGAGCTGCGGTCAATATCGACAACAGAGATTGGTCTCTAGACGAAGATACAATGCGAAGTTGGGTCAAATTAATTTTGACCAAGGTTGTCAAATCGCGAATCGAATCAAGTATCAGATTAAGCCTTTTCCGAATCGAGAATCCAATCGAATCGTGAATTGTAATGATTCGGTCCAAATTTCTAAAGTATATTGGAAAATGTATCTATGCACCtatatagtactccctccatcccttttttatagtccagtattccattttgagcCGTCCCtcaataagtgtctattttgtaaaattagtgggtaaaagtttgtgaattttcctttttgcccctaaaagtagattcaattttgaaaagttagtgagtaaaaatgtaatgataatgtctccaTAAAGGGTAAagagggaaagtggaggtaaaagttgatgtgaaaggtgtaatgatgatgtctttttaataagttggaattatgaagcgggacacttaaaaagggatggagTGAGTAATAAAGATACATGGTAAAATTGAGAAATTTATGCTTATATCAatattgaagtttgttttcCATCATTAATTGTTGATCAAGTGGTCTAATAGGAAAGACTTGTACATGATACGAAAATAAGTACTACAGTCAAATGAATGTGCTCGCATAGATATTAAAGATTCACTATAGAAATGAAGCTTAGCCTTAACAAAATACAAGTTTGTACTCTAATAGGTTCGAAACTAGTTTCTATGGCAACATTTGTGGGTTAGTCCAAGGCTCTAAGGCCTAAGCCCTTCCCCTGTCTATGATTAAAAGGATACAAGAATTAAAAAGATAGATTTATGAAATTAGCAAAAGTGGATTCATATTAGTCGAATACAGCAATCATGATAAACCTTGATTCACCTATAGATTCATATTGTTTTCACCAGAATCGTGATTTGTACTATCCACCACCAATTTTATGTAAACCTTGATTCACCTCCAGATTCGTATCGTTTTTGCGTGAATCACGAATCGTGCGGTTCTAACAACTATGATTTTGACAGTAACACCACGACATTCTTCATTGATAATCTACCATGGAAACGGACGCACTTTGGCTTCGTCAGATTTGCAACAGTTCGATTTGGTTATCGATGTGTTCATTGCCAGCACGAGGAATCTCATATTCAACACAAAGTTTGTAAGGTACAGGAGTACAGATGAATCCCCTAATGCAATCTAAGCAAATAATGGCTTCACCATTTGAGATTTCAAGATTCAATTTAGTTACACAGAATTTCCTGGTGTAAAGTACCCACACTAAAGTTCTAAActaaaccaaacccaaaactaaTCCATCATAATAGCCTAGGGATGCTCAATTACCCAACGTAAAACCAACTGATACATATATGTGTAGTTGCATATGCCACACTGTaatcttgtttttcttgtttctagAGTTCAAACCAACAACAGTGGTCATGCTGGTTTCGGCATGATGATGCTGGTAATGCTATTTTATGGTTGCTCTTCgaaaaaccaaactgagccttatgtcccaatcacttgaggtcggctacatgaattcttttcctccattgagctctgtcaatgACCACATGTTCACACAAACttactatactcatatctttgcgcactacagcatctaatgtcaatttaggtctactcctccccgtagcattgctacccaaagctatcatatccgctctcttaactactgcatctcctggtctacagtagacatgcccaaaccaccttagcctattttccctcaacttctcttttatgggtgctacacctaccatctcacgaaccgtttcatttctaatcatgtCTCCTCTAGTTTTACCACatatccacctcaacattcttatttccgctacactcatcttgttcacctgttgtttcttaataggccaatattctgtcccgtaaagcatTGCTGGTCtgatggcagttccatagaattttccctttaattttatgggtaccctcttgtcacacagtacaccagtagcgctcctccacttaagccaccccacttggattctatgggtcacatcatcggcaatctctccatctctactaataattgagcctaagtacctaaaatgatcactcttaggtatctcttggtcttggatcatcactctttcttcatgcgcactattggtaccactaaacttgcacaccaatGATAGGTTGACTTTTATGAGTTTCAACATTTTGTTTGGGCCACCATTTTCCCCaggtgaaaaaaataaaaagaataccGAAGTTCCTAATAACAAGTATTCAACTTCCCAAGGACAAGCTGTAGTTCAAGTTTCTCAACCAGTTGCATAGACATAGGAAAAGAGGAAAGAGTGATATCTACTTAGAACAAACCTTGCATCCATTCCAGAATAAAAAATGCCTTCTCATAAATGAATTTCTTACTTTGGGCTTATACCTCTCAGCTTCTTTACTCTTAGCCACTCAAACGATAGTGTTTTCCAGATACTTTAAACCTGTCATCGCTGTCGATTCAAACAATAGAAATCAGCTCATACACTATCCAGTACCATATTATTTGCAAGAATATTCTGATAAACAACAATACATATTACAGTCTAAGTAGTGCGAGACGACATTTTTTATGTACAAACAGATAGTTGTACACATACAGACATCTACGCCGAAAACTAAGTTCCTCTATTGGTGCATATATAAGACTGCGCTTAATGAGTTAACTGGTCCCGTCAAATGCACAAACACATTAAACCATTCTTTTGATATATACGATTATTTCATCAGAAAAAGCCATGTGCAACGTCGTGAAGAAGAATATTTTTCAGCAATGAAACCCAACTACACGACAGTTCAACGACAGCTCAAAAAAAAAGGCCACATATATAAGAGTTTTATGTAATAACAGGCTTCAAATAGGAAGATGCTGCTATGGCTTCCAATTTAACAGGATCATGCCAAGAGATCATATCACAACATTCATACATATAACCCGACACACACATCTACAAATAAGAGACCACTAAGGAAAAGATACGAGAGTTTAACATAATAACAGGCAATTCTTTTTTTACCCAAGTATAAATGTAAGTGTACCTTAACAGCTTCACCTTCTTTAATTCCAAGGTTCTCACTAATTGTCTATTCTTCAGCACAAACTTCTTTATCACTTCTTGGGCAAAAGTGGGCAAGGTGTCTAGCCCTCTAGttgaaattaaaacaaaaatcagGAAACAATGCATTTGGCgaaaaaaaacccatttcaaTGATTTCCTCAAGCAGTAGAAAGGACTTCAAATGTCAAAGAGTTCCCCATCAGTAACATGTAATGGTGTAAGTGACATCATTCCACTGGCAACCAATTTATCGAGCAGGCCGTCCTCACGGGATCTTGCATCATAGCAATGAGATCTTAACGTCAGGACATGACCCTTTGGAAGGAAGCGTAGTGACAAGATCCATTGAATTAGCAAGTGTTTTTGTTCTTGCGAAATGCATCAATAAAGAAATTGTACTCAACAATATCGGGATATAACCCTTTGTTTTCCATCATGTGAAATAAGAACAATGCTTCATCAAAGTGCCCACTTTGGCAAAGCCCTTTCAACAAGAGAGTACAAGTTTTAATGTCGGGAATTAGGTCGGCAGCTTGCATCTCCTTAAGAATTTCTTGGGCAGCAGTATATCTATCTATCTGAATCAGACCCTGCAATATACTTGTGAAAGTAATGATGTCACGTTTCAAACCCCGTAGAGAAATTTCTCGGAAGAGATGCATGGCCTCGTCTGATTTCATGTTTTTGCAAAATCCCTCAATCAAAGTGTTATAGCAAAAAGTGTCAGGATGACGGCCCCTTTCCACCATGGCATTTAACACTCTCATTGATTCATCCATCCGACCTTGCAAACAATATCCATTCATGAGACTAGTGTATGTGACTACATCAGGATCCACACCTCTTGCTATCATGTCTTCAAGTAGCTCCTCCGCTTCCTTTGTCATCCCTTGCTTGCTAAGTCCACTGACCAACACATTAATTGTAAGAACATTTGGTGAAATACCACTATCCAACATTTTTCTTAGCACTCCTTGAGCCTCCTTCCACTTGCCACAATTGGAGAGGCCATGAATCAAAGAACTATAAGTGACGACATCTGGAGGAATACCTTTTCCATTCATTTCTAATAAGAAGTCCATAGCGTCATCCACCTTCCCATCCTTGCAAAGACTGTCAATGATCATGTTATACATGATGGTGTTAGATTTAAACCCTTCTTCTTCCAATATCCTAAACAACCTAACAACCATGCTAGTGTTCCCCATTTTGCGAAAGCCTTTCAACAAGAGTCCACAAGATTTAGCATCGGGAACTAGGCCGGAAGCTTGCATCTTATTAAGAATTTCTCGGGCAGCGGTATGTCTACCTATTTGAACCAGACCCTGCAATATAGTTCTGAAAGTAAAGATGTTACGTTTCAAACCCCGTAGAGGCATTTCTTCGAACAGATGCATGGCCTCGTCTAATTTCATGTTCTCGCAGTATCTCTTGATCAAAATGTTATAGCAATAAGTGTCAGGCTGAAGGTCCCTATCCACCATGGCATTTAACAATCTCATTGCTTCATCCATCTGGCCTTGCAAACTATACCCATCCATTAGAGCAGAGTATGCGACTACATCAGGATCAATACCTCTTGCTATCATGTCTTCAAGTAGCTCCTCTGCTTCCTTTGTCATCCCTTGCTTGCAAAGTGCACTGACCAACACAGTAAACGTATGAACATTTGGCAGAATACCACTACCCAACATTTCTGTTATCATTCCTGTAGCCTCATTCCACTTGCCACAATTGCAGAGGCCACGAATCAAAGATGTATAAGTGACAACATCTGCACGAATACCTTTGCTCTTCATTTCTACTAAGAAGTGGAAGGCGTCGTCCACCATCCCATCCTTGCAAAGACAGTCAATGATCACGCTATATGCCATGGTGTCAGGCTTTACACCTCCCTTTTCCAACTTCTTAAATAACTCCACGGCCTCACCAGTTTTATCTTGTAAGATAAGTCCATGTAACAGATTGGTGAAGGTAACTATGTTAGGCGTGTAACCGTGTTTAAAGATTCTGCCCAAAAGAGAGAACCCAAAGCCAACTCGATTCATGCGACAGTAACAGTTTATCGCACCGTTCAAGGTGCGAAAATTTAGGCGAATGCCTAGTGACTGCAACCTGTTGATATGGGAAATAATCGTGCTGTACTTACCCGCCACCGTAAGAGTCGCCAAAGCTCCACCAATTTCATCAAAGGGTGGCAAAGGCCGCATTTGGTACACACCATCGAGGAACAATTCAGCTGCTCGAACACTATCGGGTCCCAAATGGAGCTGTTTCCTTGACTGTGGCTGGCGTTTTTCTTGACTGATAGAACTAGGTTTTGCAGAGTTAGATCGATAATGAAGGGAACAAGATGGAGAGAGTAGATTACCTTTTCGGTAGTTAGCAGAATCCATGGGACTGCTAAAAGAAAAGGCACCAATCTgagccatatctctctctctctctctctcaggatAGAATTCGGATAAGGATTTTAGTACTACCAATTTTCCCTCGGTAATGACTACTGACATTTGCATTACTTATGGGTTTGGACCTAAGTCACAAAATCGCGTGCACGTGCAAAAATAAGAGCGCGAACATGAAAGTATCTTACAAGTATCCTGCACTATTAAAATCTGTGAGAACGGGAGGGAGTTAAGAGCCTAAATgcaatacaaaaattaaaagcgAAAGCACATAAGCATTTTTTCTGTGAGTAAGGTTTGGACTAACAGCCCCTTTGATGATTttctatcaaaacaaaaaaaaaaaaatcaaggaaaagAGCATTCTCTTCCATATTTGCCTGTTTGGATGGCCAAAGAAGTGAGGGTAGGAATTAGGAACCCTTGTGGAGGgcgaacaaaattaaatttcttaaGAACCATTCTTGTGTTAGTGTCTCTTGtataaactttttttcaaatttagaatatatattttttatttttctcgtcGAGACTAACGAAGTGATAtaaaattataacaaaaaaagagtAACTAAAAGCTAAACAATACCTTCTTTgtttaacaaaaattaatttagtccaaactGTCTTAGTGATTTCATAATGATGAAAGAGTTGGAGTATCATTTTTTTACCaaatctcattatttttgtgggAAATAATGATATTTAAAATGAACGTTGAATTTACACACACTTTTCATCATTTTATCGAAACAAGTGAGAAGACTGTTTTTCTTTGGGAAATTTACACcaacctcccttgaggtttcttaCAAATACACTGGGCCCTAACCTTTCAACTAAATACACCAGCCTCCTTTGAATTCGAATAACGTATAGATCAGTCAGATCCACTCTGTTCAGTTGCAAGCGTCCATGGCATCTTTTTCCGTAATGCAAGATGTGCCACGCTAGTTTTCACACACTTGTACATAGGGTGAGGTAACCGAAGAAGTATTgacaaaaaatatcaaacctTAAGGCATCTCTAGATGATTTTTGCAAATCATTAGGGTCAGAAGTTACTGAACAAAAATAATTGGCAaatattttgtgtgttttggagCTCTAGTGCTTCACCTGAAGTGTTGCTACAGGCGGGTCAGAAGATTATTGCGCCACAACCTCTACGTAATAGGCCGGGGCGGGGGGGTGGGTTTGTGGGTCAACATGCacgcacatatatatatttttatcgtATTTTAACTCACACTACGGCACAGCTTAACAATACTACTACAACACACATTCACTTCCTAAATTTACACTCCCAACATATTACATTGGCAACCATTTTGTACACTTTTTGTCCTACAACAAACACTAAAACACATACACCACTAGAGATGCCCTTATGTCCATGGCATCTTTGTCGTATCTGATAAGTAATTATTTTCGGGGctttcaatttaaaaataacaaatCTAATCAAAAGCTCTCAAGTTCAAAGCATACCAAGAACCAAACGGAGAGCAGTAACCGGATTGCTATACTTCTCACTTTATGCAACTCAAATAAAGTTCAAATAGAGCCCGTGACTAAATT
Coding sequences:
- the LOC131323976 gene encoding pentatricopeptide repeat-containing protein At4g31850, chloroplastic-like; translated protein: MAQIGAFSFSSPMDSANYRKGNLLSPSCSLHYRSNSAKPSSISQEKRQPQSRKQLHLGPDSVRAAELFLDGVYQMRPLPPFDEIGGALATLTVAGKYSTIISHINRLQSLGIRLNFRTLNGAINCYCRMNRVGFGFSLLGRIFKHGYTPNIVTFTNLLHGLILQDKTGEAVELFKKLEKGGVKPDTMAYSVIIDCLCKDGMVDDAFHFLVEMKSKGIRADVVTYTSLIRGLCNCGKWNEATGMITEMLGSGILPNVHTFTVLVSALCKQGMTKEAEELLEDMIARGIDPDVVAYSALMDGYSLQGQMDEAMRLLNAMVDRDLQPDTYCYNILIKRYCENMKLDEAMHLFEEMPLRGLKRNIFTFRTILQGLVQIGRHTAAREILNKMQASGLVPDAKSCGLLLKGFRKMGNTSMVVRLFRILEEEGFKSNTIMYNMIIDSLCKDGKVDDAMDFLLEMNGKGIPPDVVTYSSLIHGLSNCGKWKEAQGVLRKMLDSGISPNVLTINVLVSGLSKQGMTKEAEELLEDMIARGVDPDVVTYTSLMNGYCLQGRMDESMRVLNAMVERGRHPDTFCYNTLIEGFCKNMKSDEAMHLFREISLRGLKRDIITFTSILQGLIQIDRYTAAQEILKEMQAADLIPDIKTCTLLLKGLCQSGHFDEALFLFHMMENKGLYPDIVEYNFFIDAFRKNKNTWLDTLPTFAQEVIKKFVLKNRQLVRTLELKKMCVSGYMYECCDMISWHDPVKLEAIAASSYLKPACTLCLRLGSLESVKFSLMKPDFKTSAALCNFITPFTLMSKPHVTKSVIEPCSKSFHYWKKLVRDNGSLDLGPTSQKRSRLFSLLKHMQLRNASPSTVLSSKFTNPSQISISKPKFPTKIISSHQNRFEYYVKEQCKSNRIKVADAFNYFHKLIQMRPTPSIDTFNHLFGSMAKLDRYLDVLSLNRKMHFAGIGPDLYTLNILINCCFQLGYVDCGLGVFGQILKNGFVPDSVTVRTLIHGMCRAGDVMNAVKVFDKMSEGGLGGNTYTCGILVNGLCKIRETGLAVELHRKMLMRNGKANVLTYNAIIDSLCKDGLITEALEMFSEMKEVNVTPDLIAYSSLINGLCKLGRLAEAMNFFNELVSRGFAADTVTYNSLIHGFCQLDFWKEATRIFNHMVEHGISPDVVTFTILIDCLSKKGKVGEAHKLFEMMIQLGKEPNIYTYNSLIYGFCVIGQLDDAAKIFKLIAEKGVEHNVTTFNMLINGYCKHQMVDNAICLFREMHEKSLKPTTVTYNTLVGALCDMGRVKTTKRLFKEMQVCGLSPNLRAYSVILAGLCKNGYLGEAIDLFESVRNKEMESSIEIFSILIDGMCRAGKLQEARKKFDELAQRSLVPDIVAYNIMINGLCKNGMLSEAYELLLQMEDKGCSPDSISFNIIIQGFLGENEIDRAMEALGEMRGRNLLPNERVTSMLLRLVLVDERCRASLESFPEGPQKELFPIKSV